The following are encoded in a window of Staphylococcus piscifermentans genomic DNA:
- a CDS encoding glycerol-3-phosphate dehydrogenase/oxidase: MSLSTLKRNEIKDNFKNQEYDIVIIGGGITGAGVALDASQRGMKVALVEMQDFAQGTSSRSTKLVHGGLRYLKQLQVGVVAETGRERAIVYENGPHVTTPEWMLLPMHKGGTFGKFSTSIGLAMYDRLAGVKKSERKKMLSKKETLAKEPLVKKDGLKGGGYYVEYRTDDARLTIEVLKRAAEKGADILNYTKSMNFTYDDKEKVNGIQVTDMLTDEPYTIHAKKVINASGPWVDEVRSSDYSKNNKQLRLTKGVHIVIDQSKFPLQQAVYFDTEKDGRMIFAIPREGKAYIGTTDTFYDNDKTSPLPNQKDRDYLIDAVNYMFPGLDIEDKDIESSWAGVRPLILEEGKDPSEISRKDEIWEGKSGLLTIAGGKLTGYRHMAKGIVDLVSKRLQQEYKLKFKPCETKELKISGGDVGGSANFEQFVKEKTKEGEASNLDAKTAEDIARRYGSNADQLYQIAYTAQYQNSGLPIELYTELVYGIQHEMVYKPTDFLIRRTGMLYFDIEDVKKYKEAVMDVMSQLLNYDAEQRALYAEELNEAIEEATHGNHQPAEK, encoded by the coding sequence ATGAGTTTATCAACTTTAAAAAGAAATGAAATTAAAGACAATTTTAAGAACCAAGAGTATGACATCGTTATAATTGGTGGAGGCATTACAGGTGCAGGGGTTGCCTTAGATGCTTCACAACGCGGCATGAAAGTAGCACTTGTGGAAATGCAAGACTTTGCGCAAGGCACAAGCTCTCGTTCAACTAAATTAGTACATGGCGGTCTACGTTACTTAAAACAGCTGCAAGTTGGTGTTGTAGCTGAAACTGGTCGCGAAAGAGCAATCGTTTATGAAAATGGTCCGCATGTAACCACACCAGAATGGATGTTATTGCCGATGCATAAAGGTGGTACTTTTGGTAAATTTTCTACTTCTATTGGTTTAGCGATGTATGACCGTTTAGCGGGTGTTAAGAAATCCGAACGTAAGAAAATGTTGAGTAAGAAAGAAACGTTAGCTAAAGAACCTTTAGTGAAAAAAGACGGCCTCAAAGGCGGCGGTTATTACGTAGAATATCGTACAGATGATGCGCGTTTGACTATCGAAGTATTAAAACGTGCTGCTGAAAAAGGTGCGGATATTCTAAACTATACAAAATCAATGAATTTCACATATGATGACAAAGAAAAAGTAAACGGCATTCAAGTTACAGACATGTTGACGGATGAACCTTACACAATTCATGCTAAAAAAGTCATCAATGCCAGCGGTCCTTGGGTAGATGAGGTCCGCAGTTCAGACTATTCTAAAAACAATAAACAACTGCGTCTGACAAAAGGTGTGCATATTGTTATCGATCAATCTAAATTCCCATTACAACAAGCGGTTTATTTTGATACTGAAAAAGACGGACGTATGATTTTTGCAATTCCGCGTGAAGGAAAAGCATATATTGGTACTACAGATACTTTCTATGATAATGACAAAACTTCACCGCTTCCAAACCAAAAAGATCGCGATTACTTGATTGATGCAGTGAATTATATGTTCCCTGGTTTAGATATTGAAGATAAAGACATCGAATCTTCATGGGCAGGTGTCAGACCTTTAATTTTAGAAGAAGGAAAAGACCCATCAGAAATTTCACGTAAAGATGAGATTTGGGAAGGCAAATCTGGCTTGTTGACGATTGCAGGCGGTAAATTGACAGGTTATCGCCATATGGCTAAAGGCATTGTAGATTTAGTTTCTAAACGCCTGCAACAAGAGTACAAATTAAAATTCAAACCATGTGAAACCAAAGAACTTAAAATTTCTGGCGGAGATGTCGGCGGCAGTGCCAACTTCGAACAATTTGTTAAAGAGAAAACGAAAGAAGGCGAAGCATCTAACTTAGATGCTAAAACAGCGGAAGATATCGCTAGACGATACGGTTCCAATGCGGATCAATTATATCAAATTGCTTATACTGCCCAATATCAAAATTCCGGTTTACCAATTGAACTCTATACTGAGTTAGTATACGGTATTCAACACGAAATGGTTTATAAACCGACTGATTTCTTGATTCGTCGTACAGGCATGTTGTATTTCGACATTGAAGATGTGAAGAAATATAAAGAAGCGGTCATGGATGTCATGTCTCAATTATTAAATTATGATGCAGAACAACGTGCGCTTTATGCTGAAGAATTAAATGAAGCCATTGAAGAAGCGACACATGGCAATCATCAACCTGCTGAAAAATAA
- the glpK gene encoding glycerol kinase GlpK, translating to MEKEKYILSIDQGTTSSRAILFNKEGEIVTTAQREFTQHFPHNGWVEHDANEIWTSVLSVIATVLNDDDIYPDQIAGIGITNQRETTVIWDKHTGRPIYNAIVWQSRQTQDIIQSLRDQGYEDTFREKTGLVLDPYFSGSKIKWILDNVEGAREKAENGDLLFGTIDSWLVWKLSGKAAHITDYTNASRTLIYNIHTLEWDDELLEILDIPKQILPEVHESSEIYAKTKDYHFFGQEVPIAGIAGDQQAALFGQACFERGDVKNTYGTGGFMLMNTGKEAVKSDSGLLTTIAFGLNGEINYALEGSIFVSGSAIQWLRDGLRMINSAPESENYANRIESTEGVYVVPAFVGLGTPYWDSSARGAIFGITRSTEKEHFVRATLESLCYQTRDVVEAMEKDSDITVESLRVDGGAVKNNFLMQFQADIENIKVERPVIQETTALGAAYLAGLAVGYWESKDEIAERWKLDRAFEPEMPAAEREKLYKGWKKAVEATQVFKLDD from the coding sequence ATGGAAAAAGAAAAATATATTTTATCAATAGACCAAGGAACGACAAGCTCTCGTGCAATTCTTTTCAATAAGGAAGGCGAAATTGTCACTACCGCACAACGTGAATTTACACAGCACTTTCCGCATAACGGATGGGTTGAACATGACGCTAATGAAATTTGGACTTCAGTGTTATCAGTTATTGCGACAGTATTAAATGATGATGATATTTATCCAGATCAAATTGCCGGTATCGGTATTACAAACCAACGTGAAACAACTGTCATTTGGGATAAACATACAGGGCGCCCAATCTATAATGCAATTGTCTGGCAATCTCGTCAAACTCAAGATATTATCCAAAGTTTGAGAGACCAAGGATATGAAGACACTTTCCGTGAAAAGACTGGTTTAGTGTTAGACCCTTATTTCTCTGGCTCAAAAATTAAATGGATACTAGATAACGTGGAAGGTGCGCGTGAGAAAGCTGAAAATGGCGATTTATTATTCGGTACCATTGACTCTTGGCTTGTATGGAAATTGTCAGGTAAAGCTGCACACATTACGGACTATACAAATGCCAGCCGTACTTTGATTTATAATATTCATACTTTAGAATGGGATGATGAATTACTGGAAATCTTAGATATTCCAAAACAAATCTTACCTGAAGTTCATGAATCGAGTGAAATCTATGCGAAAACGAAAGATTACCATTTCTTCGGTCAAGAAGTACCGATTGCAGGTATTGCCGGTGACCAACAGGCAGCTTTATTCGGGCAAGCATGTTTCGAACGCGGGGACGTAAAAAATACGTACGGTACAGGCGGCTTTATGTTGATGAATACGGGGAAAGAAGCGGTCAAATCTGATAGCGGACTATTGACTACGATTGCTTTCGGATTGAATGGTGAAATCAACTACGCTCTAGAGGGCTCAATTTTCGTATCAGGTTCTGCAATTCAATGGTTACGTGACGGGTTACGAATGATAAATTCTGCTCCTGAATCAGAAAATTATGCCAATCGCATCGAATCTACAGAAGGGGTTTATGTCGTACCGGCATTTGTCGGATTAGGTACACCTTATTGGGACTCTAGTGCACGTGGCGCAATCTTCGGCATTACACGCAGTACTGAGAAAGAACATTTCGTACGCGCAACATTAGAATCCTTATGTTATCAAACGCGTGATGTAGTTGAAGCGATGGAGAAAGATTCAGACATTACTGTAGAAAGCTTGCGTGTGGATGGTGGCGCCGTTAAAAATAATTTCTTGATGCAATTCCAAGCAGATATTGAAAATATTAAAGTGGAACGTCCAGTCATTCAAGAAACAACAGCGCTAGGCGCAGCTTATTTAGCCGGATTGGCAGTAGGCTATTGGGAAAGTAAAGATGAAATAGCTGAGCGTTGGAAACTAGACAGAGCATTCGAACCTGAAATGCCAGCTGCAGAGCGTGAAAAACTTTATAAAGGCTGGAAAAAAGCAGTAGAAGCAACACAAGTATTTAAATTAGACGACTAA
- a CDS encoding MIP/aquaporin family protein — protein sequence MNPYFAEFLGTAILILFGGGVVANLNLVKSKGFGSDWINISLGWGLAVTLGVYAVGKFSGAHLNPAVTMAIAMDGGLEWYKVPGYIICQMLGGIVGGVLVWLMYLPHWKVTEDQGAKLSVFCTDPGIKNYYANFFSEIIGTAALTLGLLFIGINKFTDGLNPIIVGGLIVAIGISLGGPTGYAINPARDLGPRIAHAILPIAGKGKSNWSYAIVPVLGPLAGGMLGACIYRAAYKGTFDTMSFVAIVLTAATLILGVVLNKIDKKDIGTIY from the coding sequence ATGAATCCATATTTTGCAGAATTTTTAGGTACTGCCATTCTGATTTTATTCGGGGGCGGGGTTGTAGCGAATTTAAACCTCGTGAAGTCTAAAGGGTTTGGCAGCGACTGGATCAACATCTCTTTAGGTTGGGGATTAGCTGTAACATTAGGTGTTTATGCAGTTGGAAAATTTTCAGGTGCCCATTTGAATCCTGCTGTAACCATGGCAATTGCAATGGATGGTGGACTTGAATGGTATAAAGTACCTGGTTATATTATTTGCCAAATGCTTGGCGGTATTGTAGGCGGAGTGCTTGTTTGGTTGATGTACTTGCCTCATTGGAAAGTAACAGAGGACCAAGGTGCTAAACTTTCAGTATTTTGTACAGATCCTGGTATAAAAAATTATTATGCGAACTTTTTCAGTGAAATTATCGGTACTGCAGCTTTAACATTAGGTTTGCTATTTATCGGCATCAACAAGTTTACAGATGGTTTGAATCCGATTATTGTCGGTGGTTTAATCGTTGCCATCGGTATTAGTTTAGGCGGCCCAACAGGTTATGCTATCAACCCGGCGCGTGACTTAGGACCTCGTATCGCTCATGCGATTTTACCAATCGCTGGAAAAGGCAAATCAAATTGGTCATACGCTATTGTTCCTGTATTAGGACCTTTAGCTGGCGGAATGTTAGGAGCTTGTATTTATCGAGCAGCCTACAAAGGTACATTTGATACGATGTCATTCGTTGCAATCGTTTTAACTGCAGCAACCTTGATACTTGGTGTAGTATTAAATAAAATAGATAAAAAAGATATTGGTACGATTTATTAA
- a CDS encoding glycerol-3-phosphate responsive antiterminator, with product MKSHILPAIREMKDLEKLTKTDYKKCVLLDAHIGHLQGIMSLLAQHQLETYIHVDLMRGIAHDEYGCEYIIQKFKPAGIVSTKPKVIKKAKSLKVATILRIFVIDSHALSRSIALIKQVQPDYVEALPGVASKVVSKINEETNIPVIAGGLIDQEQEVEAAISSGAEYITTSNQSLW from the coding sequence ATGAAATCTCACATCTTACCCGCAATTCGCGAAATGAAGGATTTAGAAAAATTAACTAAAACGGATTATAAAAAATGTGTGCTGTTAGATGCACATATTGGACATCTGCAAGGGATTATGAGTTTGCTCGCGCAACATCAACTGGAAACTTATATCCATGTAGATTTAATGAGAGGAATTGCACACGATGAATACGGCTGCGAATACATTATTCAAAAGTTCAAACCTGCAGGAATCGTTTCTACAAAGCCGAAAGTGATTAAAAAAGCCAAATCTTTAAAGGTAGCGACTATCTTGCGAATATTCGTCATCGACAGTCATGCATTAAGTCGTAGCATCGCTTTAATTAAACAAGTACAGCCTGATTATGTAGAAGCTTTGCCAGGAGTGGCTAGCAAAGTCGTCAGTAAGATTAATGAAGAAACCAATATCCCTGTCATTGCAGGCGGGCTGATAGATCAAGAGCAAGAAGTTGAGGCGGCCATATCAAGCGGTGCGGAATATATTACAACGAGCAATCAATCATTATGGTAA
- the mutL gene encoding DNA mismatch repair endonuclease MutL: MGNIKELQTSLANKIAAGEVVERPGSVVKELLENALDAKATEINIEIKQSGIESIRVVDNGTGIEEDDLHLVFHRHATSKLHEDSDLFHIRTLGFRGEALASISSVAKVTLQTCTDGQNGHEIYAEDGAILKQKPAKAKKGTDILVESLFYNTPARLKYVKSLYTELGKITDIVNRMAMSHPNVRFTLISDDKVLLKTNGSGRTNEVMAEIYGMKVAKDLVHITGDTSDYHLEGYVAKPEHSRSNRHYISIFINGRYIKNFVLNKAIVEGYHTLLTIGRYPICYINIEMDPILVDVNVHPTKLEVRLSKEEQLYQLIVQKIQEAFKDKILIPHNDENKLYKKNKVLDTFEQQKLDFETRTAEKKAQKEETDKSTSETGEQVAEDTSEQDYNATQRAVLQDLEEDHTNSANLFESAQHEDDAEHTETSDSPTHVEEVDVRETENAQPKRRVPYMEVVGQVHGTYIIAQNETGMFMIDQHAAQERIKYEYFRDKIGEVTNEVQNLLIPMTFHFSKDEQMIINQYKDELDKVGVHLEPFGSHDYIVNSYPVWFPKEEAQEIIQDMVEYVLEHRKVDIKKIREEAAIMMSCKKSIKANHYLRNHEMADLIDQLREMEDPFTCPHGRPIIISFSNYELERLFKRIM; the protein is encoded by the coding sequence ATGGGCAATATTAAAGAATTACAAACTTCTCTCGCTAACAAAATAGCAGCAGGTGAAGTGGTAGAAAGACCAGGCTCTGTCGTCAAAGAGTTATTGGAAAATGCCCTTGATGCGAAAGCAACCGAAATTAATATAGAAATCAAACAATCCGGCATCGAATCTATACGCGTAGTGGATAACGGAACAGGTATCGAAGAAGATGATTTGCATCTCGTCTTTCATCGGCATGCAACCAGCAAATTACATGAAGACAGTGATTTATTCCATATTCGGACGCTAGGCTTTCGTGGTGAAGCCTTAGCCAGTATTTCGTCTGTCGCTAAGGTGACATTGCAGACATGCACAGATGGGCAGAACGGTCATGAAATTTATGCTGAAGACGGAGCAATTTTAAAACAGAAGCCTGCTAAAGCCAAAAAAGGGACAGATATTCTCGTCGAATCACTCTTTTACAATACACCCGCACGCTTGAAATACGTGAAAAGTCTTTATACCGAGCTTGGCAAAATTACTGATATCGTCAATCGCATGGCCATGAGCCATCCAAATGTCCGCTTCACTTTGATTTCAGATGACAAAGTACTGCTGAAAACCAATGGATCAGGCCGTACCAACGAAGTCATGGCTGAAATATACGGAATGAAAGTAGCGAAAGACCTCGTGCATATCACAGGCGATACCAGCGACTATCACCTCGAAGGCTACGTCGCGAAACCTGAACACTCGCGCAGCAATCGTCACTACATTTCTATATTTATCAACGGACGCTACATCAAGAACTTTGTTTTGAACAAAGCCATTGTTGAAGGCTATCACACCTTATTAACTATAGGGCGCTATCCTATCTGCTACATCAATATCGAAATGGATCCGATACTCGTAGACGTCAACGTACATCCAACTAAATTAGAAGTACGCCTTTCTAAAGAAGAGCAACTCTACCAGTTGATTGTACAAAAAATTCAAGAAGCCTTTAAAGATAAAATTCTTATACCTCACAACGATGAAAATAAACTTTATAAGAAAAATAAAGTACTAGATACCTTCGAACAACAGAAATTAGATTTTGAAACCCGTACCGCTGAAAAGAAAGCCCAGAAAGAGGAAACCGATAAGAGTACCTCCGAAACAGGTGAGCAAGTTGCTGAAGATACTTCAGAACAGGATTATAATGCAACACAACGCGCGGTGCTGCAAGATTTAGAAGAGGACCATACAAATTCTGCTAATTTATTTGAGTCCGCACAGCACGAAGATGATGCGGAACATACTGAAACTTCAGATTCACCAACTCACGTCGAAGAAGTGGATGTACGCGAAACAGAAAATGCACAGCCGAAACGACGCGTTCCTTACATGGAAGTGGTTGGACAAGTTCATGGCACTTATATTATTGCGCAAAATGAAACAGGAATGTTTATGATAGACCAGCATGCTGCTCAAGAACGTATTAAATATGAATATTTCCGAGATAAAATCGGAGAAGTCACAAATGAAGTGCAGAACCTACTCATTCCGATGACTTTTCATTTTTCAAAAGATGAGCAAATGATTATTAATCAATATAAAGATGAGTTAGATAAAGTCGGCGTACATCTGGAACCTTTCGGCAGCCATGATTACATTGTAAACAGTTATCCGGTGTGGTTTCCTAAAGAAGAAGCACAAGAAATTATTCAAGACATGGTAGAATATGTGCTCGAACATCGCAAAGTTGATATTAAAAAAATACGTGAAGAAGCGGCTATTATGATGAGCTGTAAAAAATCAATTAAAGCCAATCACTATTTAAGAAATCATGAAATGGCAGATTTAATCGATCAGCTGCGAGAAATGGAAGATCCGTTTACTTGTCCGCATGGCAGACCGATTATCATCAGTTTTTCAAATTATGAATTAGAACGTTTATTCAAACGCATCATGTAA
- the mutS gene encoding DNA mismatch repair protein MutS has product MTNVTPMMQQYLKIKSQYQDCLLFFRLGDFYEMFFEDAKEASRVLEITLTKRDAKKENPIPMCGVPYHSAESYIETLINEGYKVAICEQMEDPKTTKGMVKREVIRVVTPGTIMNQGGMDEKQNNYILSFVKEGSAIALSYCDVSTGELKVTQFSDESMLLNEITTINPNEIVTAEQVSDALKQQMSLATETITVVDEISNEMYEVNQIEDTLMHQAVQLLLDYIHHTQKRSLNHIEAAQAYEAVDYMKMDYYAKRNLELTESIRLKSKKGTLLWLMDETKTPMGARRLKQWIDRPLIYKQAINERLDAVSQLIDRFIERDTLRNYLNQVYDIERLVGRVSYGNVNARDLIQLKHSIAEIPNIKALLDDFDDELPEQFRQLEPLNDLLDLLEQSLVEEPPISVKDGGLFKQGFNKQLDEYLEASVNGKQWLAQLQAKERERTGIKSLKISFNKVFGYFIEITRANLNGFEPADYGYNRKQTLSNAERFITDELKEKEDIILGAEDKAVELEYQLFAKLREEVKAYTERLQKQAKLISEIDCLQSFAEIAQKYNYVRPAFSDDKTLNLVDSRHPVVERVMDYNDYVPNDCRLDQEDFIYLITGPNMSGKSTYMRQVAIISIMAQMGAYVPCGSAVLPIFDQIFTRIGAADDLVSGKSTFMVEMLEAQKALTYATADSLIIFDEIGRGTSTFDGLALAQAMIEYVAETSHAKTLFSTHYHELTALDQSLSCLKNVHVAANEYQGELIFLHKVKDGAVDDSYGIQVAKLADLPDQVIERAQVILDAFEEKDAPHPQISHLQPETESIVKEPETEIIKDKKESESEQFQQGTFDLFETPPAESEIEAELKKINISNMTPLQALNKLSELQNQLK; this is encoded by the coding sequence ATGACAAATGTAACGCCGATGATGCAGCAATATTTAAAGATTAAATCACAATATCAAGACTGCTTATTATTTTTTAGATTAGGCGATTTTTACGAAATGTTTTTCGAAGATGCGAAAGAAGCTTCTAGAGTCTTAGAAATTACACTGACCAAGCGTGACGCGAAAAAAGAAAACCCGATTCCAATGTGCGGAGTGCCTTATCATTCAGCGGAAAGTTATATCGAAACTTTAATCAATGAAGGTTATAAAGTCGCTATCTGTGAGCAAATGGAAGATCCGAAAACCACTAAAGGAATGGTTAAAAGAGAAGTTATCCGTGTCGTTACACCTGGGACTATTATGAACCAGGGCGGTATGGATGAAAAACAAAATAATTATATCTTAAGTTTTGTTAAAGAAGGCTCAGCTATCGCGCTCAGTTATTGCGATGTATCAACAGGTGAGTTGAAAGTCACTCAATTCAGCGATGAAAGCATGTTGTTAAATGAGATTACGACCATTAATCCGAATGAAATTGTAACTGCAGAACAAGTTAGCGACGCGCTGAAACAGCAAATGAGCTTAGCAACTGAAACGATTACTGTTGTCGATGAAATCAGTAACGAAATGTACGAAGTGAACCAAATTGAAGATACCTTGATGCATCAAGCTGTACAGTTGCTCTTAGATTATATTCATCATACACAAAAACGCAGCTTGAATCATATTGAAGCAGCACAAGCGTACGAGGCAGTAGACTATATGAAAATGGATTATTACGCCAAACGTAATCTCGAATTGACAGAAAGTATCCGTTTGAAGTCTAAAAAGGGAACTCTGTTGTGGTTGATGGATGAAACAAAAACACCAATGGGAGCACGTCGTCTCAAACAATGGATTGACCGCCCTTTGATTTACAAACAAGCAATCAACGAACGTTTAGATGCAGTTTCTCAACTGATTGATCGCTTCATCGAGCGCGATACTCTCCGCAACTACTTAAATCAAGTTTATGACATTGAACGTCTTGTCGGGCGCGTAAGTTACGGAAACGTTAACGCGAGAGATTTAATTCAACTGAAACACTCTATTGCGGAAATTCCTAATATCAAAGCGTTGCTGGATGACTTTGATGATGAATTACCTGAGCAATTTCGCCAGTTAGAACCATTAAATGATTTGCTCGATTTATTAGAACAAAGTTTAGTAGAAGAACCACCGATCTCAGTTAAAGATGGCGGACTATTCAAGCAAGGCTTCAATAAACAACTAGATGAATATCTAGAGGCTTCAGTGAACGGTAAACAATGGTTGGCACAGCTGCAAGCGAAAGAACGAGAACGTACGGGTATCAAATCGCTTAAAATCAGTTTCAACAAAGTGTTCGGTTATTTTATTGAAATTACACGTGCTAATTTAAATGGCTTTGAACCAGCAGATTATGGTTATAATCGTAAACAAACGCTTTCCAATGCGGAACGTTTTATTACCGATGAATTGAAAGAAAAAGAAGACATCATTTTAGGGGCGGAAGATAAAGCGGTCGAACTAGAATACCAACTTTTTGCGAAATTGAGAGAAGAGGTTAAAGCCTATACTGAACGTTTGCAGAAACAAGCGAAGCTAATTTCAGAGATTGATTGCCTGCAAAGCTTTGCGGAAATTGCGCAAAAATATAACTATGTGCGCCCTGCATTCAGTGACGATAAAACATTAAATCTTGTCGATTCACGACATCCAGTGGTTGAACGGGTGATGGATTATAATGATTATGTGCCTAACGATTGCCGACTAGACCAAGAAGATTTCATTTATTTGATTACCGGCCCTAATATGTCCGGTAAATCTACGTACATGCGACAAGTTGCGATTATCAGTATTATGGCACAAATGGGGGCTTATGTACCATGTGGCTCTGCAGTATTGCCGATATTCGACCAAATATTTACGCGTATCGGTGCAGCAGACGACTTAGTCTCCGGTAAAAGTACCTTTATGGTAGAGATGTTGGAAGCACAAAAAGCCTTGACTTATGCAACAGCAGACAGCTTGATTATTTTTGATGAAATCGGACGGGGCACTTCTACCTTTGATGGATTGGCACTTGCTCAAGCGATGATTGAATATGTAGCCGAGACTTCACACGCCAAGACCTTATTTTCTACCCATTATCATGAATTGACTGCCTTAGATCAATCTCTTTCATGCTTGAAAAATGTGCATGTCGCAGCTAATGAATATCAAGGTGAGTTAATCTTCTTGCACAAAGTCAAAGATGGAGCGGTGGATGACAGTTACGGAATTCAAGTAGCAAAGTTGGCAGATCTGCCTGACCAAGTCATTGAGCGCGCACAAGTCATTCTAGATGCCTTTGAAGAAAAAGATGCACCGCACCCGCAAATCAGTCATTTGCAGCCGGAAACAGAATCTATCGTCAAAGAACCAGAAACAGAAATTATTAAAGATAAAAAAGAATCTGAGAGTGAACAGTTCCAACAAGGCACATTCGATTTGTTTGAAACGCCGCCTGCAGAAAGTGAGATTGAAGCAGAATTGAAGAAAATCAACATTTCTAATATGACACCGCTTCAAGCACTCAACAAACTCAGCGAACTTCAAAATCAACTAAAATAA
- a CDS encoding glycerophosphodiester phosphodiesterase, giving the protein MKLGKTLLTSAILSTTILAGVQSASASGGGTGPVSPDNSSTAHTNQEQNKNVLDRNVAIAHRGASGYAPEHTFFAYDKAKNELGADYIELDLQMTKDGNLIAMHDETVDRTTGGKYHGPVKNYTTAQLKKMDVGSWFNQKNPQYANPKYAGAKIPTLDEILQRYGTNTNYYIETKSPNVYPGMEEKLLNTLSKHGMTTPDKLRNGQVVIQSFSQESLLKMKKLNPNMPLIQLTDALQLPQYSDADLNYIASYARGVGPEYHDATPAQVERLHQHGLLVHPYTANTQLAMKNLINANVDGAFSNYIDRYIQLRNQSQNKTAY; this is encoded by the coding sequence ATGAAATTAGGTAAAACATTATTAACATCAGCAATTCTTTCAACAACCATTCTTGCAGGCGTGCAAAGTGCATCAGCAAGCGGTGGCGGCACAGGTCCCGTGTCGCCAGACAACTCTTCTACAGCACATACAAACCAGGAGCAAAATAAAAATGTGCTTGATAGAAACGTAGCCATTGCACATCGTGGCGCGAGCGGTTATGCTCCTGAGCATACTTTCTTTGCTTATGATAAAGCAAAAAACGAGTTAGGCGCAGATTACATAGAATTAGATTTGCAAATGACCAAAGATGGCAATTTAATTGCGATGCATGATGAAACAGTGGACCGTACTACAGGTGGCAAGTACCATGGACCAGTCAAAAATTATACTACTGCACAATTGAAAAAAATGGATGTCGGCAGTTGGTTTAACCAAAAAAATCCACAATATGCGAATCCTAAATATGCAGGGGCTAAAATTCCTACTTTAGATGAGATCCTTCAACGTTACGGTACAAATACCAATTATTATATTGAAACCAAATCACCGAATGTATATCCGGGTATGGAAGAAAAGTTATTAAATACCTTAAGCAAACACGGTATGACAACGCCGGACAAATTACGAAATGGCCAAGTGGTCATTCAATCATTTTCTCAAGAAAGCTTGTTGAAAATGAAAAAGTTAAATCCTAATATGCCGCTTATTCAATTAACAGATGCGTTGCAACTACCACAGTATAGTGATGCAGATTTAAATTATATCGCTTCTTATGCACGTGGAGTGGGTCCTGAATATCATGATGCTACACCGGCACAAGTTGAACGCTTGCATCAACATGGCTTGCTTGTTCATCCTTATACTGCCAATACACAACTTGCAATGAAAAACTTGATTAATGCAAATGTAGATGGTGCATTCTCAAATTATATCGATCGCTATATTCAATTAAGAAATCAATCACAAAATAAAACTGCTTATTAA
- the thiW gene encoding energy coupling factor transporter S component ThiW: MNVRKLTLTSMFIAINVVLSSIIVIPLGPIKAAPVQHMINVLCAVFVGPWYGLAQAFLSSVIRMIFGTGSAFAFPGSMVGVLLASLLYRYRKHLFMAAMGEVIGTGLIGSFMCIPLAWIIGLHSIAIKPLMLAFITSSALGAFISYVLLMILFKKGKLSRWLPKD, from the coding sequence ATGAATGTGAGAAAACTTACTTTAACTTCGATGTTTATAGCGATTAATGTGGTTTTAAGCAGTATTATAGTTATACCATTAGGTCCGATTAAAGCCGCACCGGTTCAACATATGATTAACGTGTTATGTGCTGTATTTGTAGGTCCTTGGTATGGATTGGCGCAAGCATTTTTATCTTCAGTCATTCGTATGATATTCGGTACAGGCTCAGCCTTTGCCTTTCCTGGCAGTATGGTGGGAGTATTGTTAGCAAGTCTGCTTTATCGTTATCGCAAACACTTATTTATGGCCGCTATGGGAGAAGTTATCGGTACAGGTTTGATAGGAAGTTTTATGTGTATTCCGTTAGCTTGGATTATTGGATTGCATAGTATCGCAATCAAGCCACTTATGTTGGCATTTATTACTTCTAGTGCGTTAGGTGCTTTTATCAGTTATGTATTATTGATGATATTATTTAAAAAAGGAAAGCTTTCAAGATGGCTGCCTAAAGATTAG